A single genomic interval of Antarcticibacterium arcticum harbors:
- a CDS encoding cold-shock protein translates to MEGTVKFFNESKGYGFITNDETGRDIFVHVTGLNGETLNEGDKVEYVEEEGRKGLTAAQVRVIND, encoded by the coding sequence ATGGAAGGTACAGTTAAATTTTTCAATGAGTCTAAAGGTTATGGATTCATTACTAACGACGAAACAGGAAGAGACATTTTTGTTCACGTTACAGGTCTTAATGGTGAGACTTTGAACGAAGGTGACAAAGTTGAGTACGTTGAAGAAGAAGGAAGAAAAGGATTAACCGCAGCTCAGGTGCGTGTTATCAACGATTAA
- a CDS encoding toxin-antitoxin system YwqK family antitoxin: MNLMKLCYAAGAFLMAPVLSAQEIEPKFEIQGELIKGTYYYENGSVRQEGTYKGGKLHGEWVSFDQSGKKNALARYEEGVKMGKWFFWSPDVLTEVEYRNNVIAEVTEYKRQGILITRN; the protein is encoded by the coding sequence ATGAACCTAATGAAACTTTGTTACGCCGCTGGTGCTTTTTTAATGGCACCGGTGCTGAGCGCGCAAGAAATAGAACCCAAATTTGAAATACAGGGTGAATTAATAAAAGGAACATATTATTATGAAAATGGAAGTGTTAGACAGGAAGGTACGTACAAGGGAGGAAAACTCCACGGGGAATGGGTTTCTTTTGACCAAAGCGGTAAGAAGAATGCCCTTGCCAGGTACGAGGAAGGGGTCAAGATGGGCAAATGGTTTTTTTGGTCTCCTGATGTTTTAACAGAAGTAGAATACCGCAATAATGTTATTGCTGAAGTAACAGAATATAAAAGGCAGGGAATTCTTATAACCAGGAATTAA
- a CDS encoding chloride channel protein gives MSIRTKELADKFALWKTQHLTNHQFLMLLSAVIGFIAGLVAVTIKNLTHYIQQLLEGELIINYHTAFYFIFPVIGLALTVLIVKWGLRREIGNGIPTTLHAISRRKGIMQKFQMYASLITAPLTVGFGGSVGLEAPTVVTGASISSNISRFFKMNQASRTLLIGCAAAGAMSALFKAPIAAIIFAIEIFSLDLTLISMIPLLLASVSAILTTYFFSGSDIILHSQLTDEFEIGQVPFYILLGVFASLFSIYFTRIYFRINKFFSNIVSSLNRLLIGGFALGVLIFLIPPLYGEGYDVINNLLQENYINALGKNVFEAYMDNIWVVIGLLAGLVVFKIIATSLTMGAGGVGGIFAPVLFMGSAMGHCFALIINNLGIFKEPLSVSNFTMVGMAGLMAGIMHAPLTAIFLIAELTSGYELFVPLMITAAISFMITSQFQPHSVYTLDLASRGELITHNKDQMVLTLLNIRQVIETNFVTLNVDATLGDIIHNGVIKSSRNLFPVIDENEHIVGIILLDDIRPVMFNQALYDEIKVRELMQEAPEVIDLNKDRTKDIMRKFQESDAWNLPVIENEKYIGFISKSKLLTAYRQKLIEVTV, from the coding sequence GTGAGCATAAGAACCAAAGAACTGGCAGATAAATTTGCCCTGTGGAAAACCCAACACCTTACAAATCATCAATTCCTGATGCTGTTAAGCGCAGTTATTGGATTTATTGCGGGCCTGGTGGCAGTAACCATTAAAAACCTCACGCATTATATTCAGCAATTATTGGAAGGGGAATTAATTATTAATTACCATACGGCCTTCTATTTCATATTTCCTGTAATAGGACTGGCGCTTACAGTACTTATAGTTAAATGGGGCCTACGCCGGGAAATAGGAAATGGTATTCCCACAACCCTGCATGCTATTTCACGGCGCAAGGGAATAATGCAAAAATTCCAGATGTATGCCTCATTAATTACCGCTCCTCTTACGGTAGGCTTTGGAGGATCTGTAGGATTGGAGGCACCTACCGTGGTAACCGGTGCCTCTATAAGTTCCAATATTTCAAGGTTTTTTAAGATGAACCAGGCTTCCAGAACACTTTTAATAGGTTGTGCCGCCGCCGGTGCTATGTCTGCCTTGTTCAAGGCACCTATTGCCGCCATAATTTTCGCAATTGAAATTTTTAGTCTGGATCTTACACTTATTTCCATGATCCCCTTATTGCTGGCATCGGTTTCGGCAATACTTACCACTTATTTCTTCTCTGGGTCAGATATTATACTCCATTCACAACTTACAGATGAATTTGAGATTGGCCAAGTGCCATTCTATATTCTACTGGGTGTTTTCGCCTCATTATTTTCTATTTATTTCACCAGGATCTATTTCCGGATAAATAAATTTTTCAGCAATATCGTCTCCTCTTTAAACCGGCTGCTCATAGGAGGTTTTGCCCTGGGGGTCCTCATTTTTCTAATACCTCCCTTGTATGGAGAAGGATATGATGTTATAAATAACTTGCTTCAGGAAAATTATATTAATGCCTTAGGTAAAAATGTTTTTGAAGCCTATATGGACAATATTTGGGTTGTAATAGGCCTGCTCGCCGGATTGGTTGTATTTAAGATAATTGCTACCTCTTTAACTATGGGTGCCGGAGGAGTGGGCGGGATATTTGCACCGGTCCTTTTTATGGGCAGTGCTATGGGCCATTGTTTTGCATTGATCATTAACAACCTGGGGATCTTTAAAGAACCCCTTTCAGTAAGCAACTTTACCATGGTTGGAATGGCCGGGCTTATGGCCGGGATCATGCACGCCCCCCTAACCGCCATATTCCTTATTGCCGAACTCACCAGCGGATACGAACTTTTTGTTCCCTTAATGATAACTGCGGCAATTTCCTTTATGATCACTTCGCAATTCCAGCCTCATTCGGTTTATACACTGGACCTTGCCTCCCGGGGAGAATTGATCACCCATAATAAAGATCAAATGGTATTAACTTTGCTGAATATCAGGCAGGTGATCGAGACAAATTTTGTAACCCTTAATGTTGACGCTACCCTGGGAGATATTATTCATAACGGAGTGATCAAATCTTCCCGCAACCTGTTCCCCGTGATTGATGAAAATGAACATATTGTGGGAATTATATTATTGGATGATATAAGGCCGGTAATGTTCAACCAGGCTTTATATGATGAGATTAAAGTACGGGAACTTATGCAGGAAGCGCCGGAGGTTATTGACCTTAATAAGGATCGCACTAAAGATATTATGAGAAAATTCCAGGAAAGCGATGCCTGGAACTTACCTGTAATAGAAAATGAAAAGTATATTGGATTTATATCTAAATCCAAATTGTTAACCGCCTACAGGCAAAAATTAATCGAAGTAACAGTCTAG
- a CDS encoding efflux RND transporter periplasmic adaptor subunit produces the protein MKKFVFGVATLLLISCGNSENKSVKEVIDTNDLAQIKSKKLELSERQREINTQIDMLDAAIIKLDPERNIPLVTTKMVVDTSFRHFTEVQGDVATKENILIYPEFSGLLREVYVKEGQKVNKGAILARIDDGGLSSQLAQIEAQAALAKTTFERQKRLWEQNIGSEIQYLEAKTNYDAAQNSVNQIRTQVGKTVVRAPFTGVIDQVISDQGVVVNPGQNALFRLVNLDNMYVQAAVPESYLGKIKTGTAVVVEIAAIGQEFEGVVRQVGNFINPDNRSFQIEVALPNKDGQIKPNLIATVKLNDYTSENAIIVPENTIQQNSQGQTLVYIFEKESDSTGVAKRVIVETGYTYREDIEILSGLEPGDLIIIEGGRNLRDDQKVKLKN, from the coding sequence ATGAAAAAGTTCGTGTTTGGCGTAGCTACTCTTCTTCTTATATCCTGCGGAAATTCAGAAAATAAATCGGTTAAGGAGGTAATAGACACCAATGATCTGGCCCAGATCAAGTCAAAAAAACTTGAATTAAGTGAGCGGCAGCGGGAGATCAACACTCAAATTGATATGCTGGACGCGGCCATAATTAAACTTGACCCTGAAAGAAATATACCGCTGGTTACAACCAAAATGGTAGTAGATACTTCCTTCAGACATTTTACCGAAGTGCAGGGAGATGTGGCCACAAAAGAGAACATCCTTATCTACCCGGAATTTTCCGGCTTGCTGCGGGAAGTATACGTGAAAGAGGGGCAAAAGGTAAATAAAGGAGCCATCCTTGCCAGAATTGATGATGGCGGACTTTCAAGTCAACTTGCCCAGATCGAAGCTCAGGCTGCTTTGGCGAAAACAACTTTCGAGCGCCAGAAAAGATTGTGGGAACAGAACATAGGTTCAGAGATTCAATACCTTGAAGCAAAGACCAATTATGACGCAGCTCAAAATTCTGTAAATCAAATCAGGACCCAGGTAGGTAAAACTGTGGTGAGAGCACCTTTTACCGGGGTTATAGACCAGGTAATATCTGACCAGGGAGTAGTGGTAAATCCCGGCCAAAATGCACTTTTTAGATTGGTAAACCTGGATAATATGTACGTCCAGGCTGCAGTTCCAGAAAGTTATCTGGGTAAAATTAAAACGGGTACTGCCGTAGTAGTGGAGATTGCAGCAATAGGACAGGAATTTGAAGGAGTTGTGCGCCAGGTTGGAAATTTCATAAATCCAGATAACCGCTCATTCCAGATAGAAGTTGCCCTTCCAAATAAAGACGGCCAGATCAAGCCAAACCTAATAGCAACTGTAAAACTGAACGATTATACTTCAGAAAATGCCATAATAGTTCCTGAAAACACTATTCAGCAAAATTCCCAGGGTCAAACCCTGGTATATATTTTCGAAAAAGAAAGTGACAGCACGGGAGTAGCCAAAAGAGTGATCGTTGAAACAGGGTACACTTACCGTGAAGACATCGAGATCTTAAGCGGTCTTGAGCCGGGAGACCTCATAATCATAGAGGGCGGAAGAAATTTACGCGATGATCAAAAAGTCAAATTAAAAAATTAA
- a CDS encoding efflux RND transporter permease subunit, which translates to MNKIDKEFKISSWAIDNRMTVYVIVAIILVGGLLSYYSMPRESFPEIIETKIYISSINPGNSAEDVEKFITEPLEEEFNNVAGVKEISSTTLQDYSLIIVEFDEDESPNVAKQLIKDKVDLVKAETTWPTMDNGAKVEPNVFDLNITEEMPILNINLTGDYTVQQLKKYAEYLQDRIEMLPQIKEATIRGAEDMEIEVALDVYKMTASKVSFNDVVNSISAENRTISGGNIISNSVQKNIRIIGEIENPRELEDIVVKRDGGNIFLKDIAQIRFQEKDPTTYAREYGDPVIMLDIKKRAGKNMIEAVEEIKKIVEREKEEYFPDNIEITLTNDQSIKTQNQVDDLVNNIIFGVILVVVVLMFFLGFRNALFVGFAIPLSMFLSFIILSSMGLTLNTMVLFALVMGLGMLVDNGIVVVENVYSLMDQGMPRLKAAKQGVGEIAWPIIASTATTLAAFFPLGLWPGTIGKFMMIFPMTLSVVLGSSLFVALIINAMLTSRFMQTEENEFTKARLIRFSGILAGVGLILVILGFVMNTGAFRGIGNLMIFAAIMLWIYKYFLSRGVDYFQFKALKKLENTYERTLKYALRKKKAYYFFFGTLGLLIFSFILVGLVQPNVLFFPENEPNQIITYIEFPEGTDIARTNELTKQVEAQVFEVIKKYEDENGYNFMVESAISQVGLGAGNPQTDGGQQSDMPHKGKITLSMREFNDRRGVKSSEVLSEVRAAVKDFPGASIIVEKDAAGPPSGYPINIELKGENYDEMLTEAENIRNFIRELNIAGIEELKLDVNKSKSELDVRVDRRKAGQLGVSTSAVGQTLRRAIYGEEVSTYKEGSDDYEINVRFNEDLRYNENALFNQPVTFRNNSGELVQVPISSVVEKSSVTAFNSIKRRDLKRVITLYSNVLEGYNGNAIVEQLKIAMNSYDLPQNMTVAFTGEQEKQAENMNFLLKALLIALGGILLILVAQFNSLSKPVIILMAVMLSLAGVFLGMVTFQMDFIIIMTMMGIISLAGIVVNNAIVLIDYTQLLIDRQKDILGYEPEDLLTREEYFDAIVAGGKSRLRPVLLTAITTVLGLIPLAVGLNIDFFSLFIDYDPKIYVGGDNVKFWGPLAWTVIFGLVFATFLTLVVVPVMFYLVNRSKVNIRNKRVERKRLKAIKNQELQS; encoded by the coding sequence ATGAATAAAATTGACAAAGAATTTAAGATCTCTTCCTGGGCTATAGACAACAGGATGACGGTTTACGTAATTGTGGCCATCATACTTGTGGGAGGTTTGCTTTCCTACTACAGCATGCCCCGCGAGTCTTTTCCCGAGATCATTGAAACCAAAATTTATATAAGCTCCATAAACCCGGGAAATTCAGCAGAGGATGTTGAGAAATTTATTACCGAGCCCCTGGAAGAGGAGTTTAACAACGTGGCCGGTGTAAAGGAGATTTCCTCCACTACCCTTCAGGATTATTCTCTTATTATAGTTGAATTTGATGAGGATGAAAGTCCCAATGTTGCAAAGCAATTAATTAAAGACAAAGTTGACCTTGTAAAGGCAGAAACTACCTGGCCTACCATGGACAACGGGGCGAAGGTTGAGCCAAACGTTTTTGACCTTAATATAACAGAGGAAATGCCTATCCTCAATATTAACCTTACAGGAGATTACACGGTACAGCAGCTTAAAAAATATGCCGAGTACCTTCAGGATAGAATTGAAATGCTTCCTCAAATCAAAGAAGCCACTATTAGGGGTGCCGAGGATATGGAGATCGAGGTGGCCCTGGATGTGTATAAAATGACAGCCTCCAAGGTAAGTTTTAATGATGTGGTTAATTCAATTAGTGCAGAGAATCGCACGATCTCTGGGGGAAATATAATTTCTAACAGCGTACAAAAGAATATAAGGATCATTGGAGAGATTGAGAATCCGCGGGAACTGGAAGATATTGTAGTTAAGCGGGATGGAGGAAATATTTTCCTTAAAGATATTGCCCAAATAAGGTTCCAGGAAAAAGATCCTACCACCTACGCCCGGGAATATGGAGATCCGGTTATTATGCTTGATATTAAGAAGCGGGCAGGAAAAAATATGATTGAAGCTGTAGAGGAGATCAAAAAGATCGTGGAACGGGAAAAAGAAGAGTATTTCCCCGATAATATTGAAATCACCCTTACCAATGACCAATCAATAAAAACCCAAAACCAGGTAGATGACCTTGTTAATAACATCATCTTTGGGGTGATCCTCGTAGTGGTGGTATTAATGTTCTTCCTTGGGTTCAGGAATGCGTTGTTTGTAGGATTTGCCATCCCCTTGTCAATGTTCCTCTCATTCATAATACTTTCCAGTATGGGGCTTACCCTTAACACCATGGTTCTTTTCGCCCTTGTTATGGGGCTGGGAATGCTGGTTGACAATGGTATAGTGGTAGTTGAGAACGTATATTCCCTTATGGACCAGGGAATGCCCAGATTAAAGGCGGCAAAACAGGGTGTAGGTGAAATTGCCTGGCCCATAATTGCTTCTACCGCTACTACCCTGGCTGCATTTTTCCCATTGGGATTATGGCCGGGAACCATTGGAAAGTTTATGATGATTTTTCCTATGACCCTTTCGGTAGTTTTGGGTTCTTCCTTATTTGTGGCCCTTATTATTAATGCAATGCTTACTTCGCGCTTCATGCAAACCGAGGAAAATGAATTCACCAAAGCAAGACTTATTCGTTTTAGCGGGATACTTGCAGGAGTGGGACTTATCCTGGTGATACTTGGATTTGTAATGAATACCGGGGCCTTCCGCGGAATTGGAAACTTAATGATCTTCGCAGCGATTATGCTGTGGATCTACAAATATTTCCTTTCACGTGGTGTAGATTACTTCCAGTTCAAAGCTCTGAAAAAACTTGAAAACACCTACGAGCGCACCCTTAAATATGCCCTTCGGAAGAAAAAAGCATATTACTTTTTCTTCGGAACCCTGGGCTTGCTTATATTTTCCTTTATCCTGGTAGGGCTCGTTCAGCCTAATGTCCTGTTTTTTCCTGAAAATGAGCCTAACCAGATCATAACCTATATTGAATTCCCGGAAGGAACCGATATTGCCCGGACCAATGAACTCACCAAACAAGTGGAAGCCCAAGTCTTTGAGGTTATTAAAAAATATGAGGATGAGAATGGCTATAATTTCATGGTAGAATCTGCAATTTCGCAGGTAGGACTTGGGGCGGGGAACCCCCAAACCGATGGAGGGCAGCAAAGCGATATGCCACATAAAGGAAAGATCACTTTATCAATGAGAGAATTTAATGACCGGCGCGGGGTAAAAAGCAGCGAGGTATTAAGTGAAGTGAGAGCTGCCGTAAAAGATTTTCCAGGTGCTTCCATTATTGTTGAAAAAGATGCCGCAGGACCACCTTCAGGATATCCAATTAACATAGAACTGAAGGGGGAGAATTATGACGAGATGCTAACAGAAGCCGAAAATATTCGCAATTTCATTAGAGAACTCAACATAGCCGGTATTGAGGAATTGAAACTTGATGTAAACAAATCCAAATCTGAACTTGATGTACGGGTAGATAGACGTAAAGCCGGCCAATTGGGTGTTTCTACTTCAGCCGTTGGCCAGACTCTCAGACGGGCTATTTACGGGGAAGAGGTGTCTACTTATAAGGAAGGAAGTGATGATTATGAGATCAACGTAAGATTTAATGAAGATTTGAGGTATAATGAAAATGCCCTGTTCAACCAACCTGTTACCTTCAGGAACAATTCGGGGGAATTGGTGCAGGTTCCAATTTCCTCTGTAGTGGAAAAATCCTCGGTTACCGCATTTAACTCCATAAAAAGAAGAGATTTAAAACGCGTAATAACCTTATATTCCAATGTACTGGAAGGCTATAATGGCAATGCAATTGTAGAACAGTTAAAGATAGCCATGAATAGTTATGACCTTCCGCAAAATATGACGGTGGCATTTACAGGAGAACAGGAAAAACAAGCAGAGAATATGAACTTTTTGCTGAAGGCTCTTCTTATTGCGCTTGGAGGGATCTTATTGATCCTTGTCGCCCAGTTTAACTCACTTTCAAAACCTGTCATCATTCTAATGGCGGTTATGCTAAGTCTTGCCGGGGTATTCCTGGGTATGGTAACCTTCCAGATGGATTTCATTATAATCATGACTATGATGGGGATTATTTCCCTTGCGGGTATTGTAGTGAATAATGCGATTGTACTTATAGATTACACCCAGTTATTAATAGATCGCCAGAAAGATATCCTGGGTTATGAGCCGGAAGACCTTCTTACCCGCGAAGAATATTTTGACGCTATAGTAGCAGGAGGGAAATCAAGATTACGGCCGGTATTATTAACAGCAATAACTACCGTTCTGGGATTAATACCTCTCGCCGTGGGGCTTAACATAGACTTTTTCAGCCTGTTCATAGATTATGACCCCAAGATATATGTAGGTGGTGATAATGTGAAATTCTGGGGTCCATTGGCCTGGACCGTTATATTCGGGTTGGTTTTTGCAACTTTTCTCACGCTGGTGGTAGTACCTGTAATGTTCTACCTGGTAAACAGAAGCAAGGTTAATATTCGCAATAAAAGAGTTGAACGAAAAAGACTTAAGGCAATAAAAAATCAGGAGTTGCAGAGTTAA
- a CDS encoding nuclear transport factor 2 family protein yields MKIIQLLFILSIFTSCEFSTTTTKTTTSTEAETSQPPVNTEEARENIDTVLEKWHKAAAEAQFDPYFELMARDGVFIGTDATENWQNQEFRDFSKPYFDKGKAWSFSTIERNIYISENNQTAWFDELLNTQMGICRGSGVLELVDNNWIIKHYILSIAIPNENVTEIVEIKKDFDSSFIAKFDK; encoded by the coding sequence ATGAAAATAATCCAACTACTTTTTATCCTTAGTATCTTCACCAGCTGTGAATTCTCTACTACCACCACTAAAACAACTACTTCTACTGAAGCTGAAACTTCACAACCGCCTGTGAATACAGAGGAGGCAAGAGAGAATATTGATACAGTTTTGGAGAAATGGCATAAAGCCGCGGCTGAAGCTCAATTTGATCCCTACTTTGAACTTATGGCCCGGGATGGGGTGTTCATAGGAACCGATGCCACTGAAAACTGGCAAAATCAGGAATTTCGTGACTTTTCAAAACCCTATTTTGACAAGGGAAAAGCCTGGAGTTTTTCCACGATCGAGAGGAATATTTACATTTCAGAAAATAATCAAACTGCCTGGTTTGATGAACTGCTAAACACCCAAATGGGAATATGCAGGGGGTCAGGGGTTTTGGAACTGGTGGATAATAACTGGATAATCAAGCACTATATTCTTTCAATCGCAATTCCCAACGAAAATGTAACAGAGATCGTGGAGATCAAAAAGGATTTCGATAGCAGCTTTATCGCCAAATTTGATAAATAG
- the aspS gene encoding aspartate--tRNA ligase, with product MYRSHTCGELRIASIGEEVTLAGWVQKIRNKGFMIWVDLRDRYGVTQLIFDEERTSEKMMKETANLGREFVIQVKGTVIERESKNPQMPTGDIEILVSDYKLLNASLTPPFTIENDTDGGEELRMKYRYLDIRRNPVKENLMFRHKVGMQVRNYLSNQGFIEVETPYLIKSTPEGARDFVVPSRMNEGQFYALPQSPQTFKQLLMVGGMDKYFQIVKCFRDEDLRADRQPEFTQIDCEMAFVDQEDILNIFEGFTIHLLKEIKGVESVNFPRMTYAEAIQKYGNDKPDIRFGMEFAELNELAKHKGFNVFDQQELIVGIAVPGAAAYTRKEIDALIEWVKRPQVGATGLVWARYNEDKTLKSSVDTFYTAEDLKEWANATGANPGDLILVMGGNANATRAQLSALRMHLATQLGLRDPNVFAPLWVVDFPLLEWDEETSRYHAMHHPFTSPKPEDIALLETDPGAVRANAYDLVLNGNEIGGGSIRIHDKATQAKMFDYLGFTPEQAREQFGFLMNAFEYGAPPHGGIAFGFDRLVSILGGQETIRDFIAFPKNNNGRDVMIDAPAKLDEEQLKELHLQVKL from the coding sequence ATGTATAGAAGTCATACCTGTGGTGAATTAAGAATTGCCAGTATAGGAGAGGAAGTAACCCTGGCCGGATGGGTGCAGAAAATAAGAAATAAAGGTTTTATGATATGGGTAGACCTTCGGGACAGGTATGGGGTTACCCAATTGATCTTTGATGAGGAGAGAACTTCAGAAAAAATGATGAAAGAAACGGCCAATTTAGGTCGGGAGTTTGTTATACAGGTAAAAGGGACCGTTATTGAACGCGAATCCAAGAACCCTCAAATGCCTACAGGAGATATTGAGATCCTGGTTTCAGATTATAAGCTGCTGAATGCTTCCCTTACCCCACCTTTTACCATTGAAAATGACACTGATGGCGGGGAAGAGCTTAGAATGAAATACCGGTACCTGGACATTCGCCGAAATCCGGTAAAAGAAAATCTTATGTTTCGTCATAAGGTTGGAATGCAGGTGAGAAATTATCTTTCCAACCAGGGGTTCATCGAGGTGGAAACTCCCTACCTCATCAAATCTACGCCTGAAGGGGCACGTGACTTTGTAGTTCCAAGCCGCATGAACGAAGGCCAGTTTTATGCTCTTCCCCAATCGCCACAAACCTTTAAGCAGTTATTAATGGTAGGTGGTATGGATAAATATTTCCAAATAGTGAAATGTTTTCGCGATGAAGACCTGCGGGCAGACCGGCAACCGGAATTTACCCAGATAGATTGTGAAATGGCCTTTGTGGACCAGGAAGATATTCTTAATATTTTTGAGGGGTTTACAATACATTTATTAAAGGAAATAAAAGGGGTAGAATCTGTAAACTTCCCAAGGATGACCTATGCTGAAGCTATACAAAAATATGGGAATGACAAGCCGGACATTCGTTTCGGGATGGAATTTGCCGAACTTAATGAGCTTGCCAAGCACAAAGGTTTCAATGTTTTTGACCAACAGGAATTAATCGTAGGAATAGCCGTTCCCGGCGCAGCAGCATATACACGAAAAGAAATTGACGCCCTTATTGAATGGGTAAAGCGGCCTCAGGTAGGAGCTACCGGGCTGGTTTGGGCAAGATATAACGAAGATAAAACCTTAAAATCCTCTGTAGATACGTTTTATACTGCCGAAGATCTCAAGGAATGGGCAAACGCAACAGGAGCAAATCCCGGAGATCTAATCCTGGTAATGGGAGGCAATGCAAACGCTACCCGTGCCCAGCTTAGCGCATTGCGTATGCACCTTGCCACGCAATTGGGATTAAGAGATCCAAATGTATTTGCCCCCTTGTGGGTGGTGGACTTCCCGCTTCTGGAATGGGATGAGGAAACATCGAGATATCATGCCATGCACCATCCTTTTACTTCACCAAAACCCGAAGATATTGCCCTTTTGGAAACAGATCCTGGTGCTGTACGCGCCAATGCCTATGATCTGGTTTTAAACGGAAACGAAATTGGAGGTGGTTCAATAAGAATACATGACAAAGCCACACAGGCGAAAATGTTTGATTATTTAGGTTTTACCCCAGAACAGGCAAGGGAACAGTTTGGTTTTCTTATGAATGCTTTTGAATACGGCGCTCCCCCTCATGGCGGAATTGCATTTGGATTTGACCGGCTTGTATCTATACTTGGAGGCCAAGAGACAATCAGAGATTTCATCGCTTTCCCAAAGAATAACAACGGTAGGGATGTTATGATAGATGCCCCGGCAAAACTGGATGAGGAGCAGTTAAAAGAACTTCATCTCCAGGTGAAATTATAA
- a CDS encoding NAD-dependent epimerase/dehydratase family protein, with protein MDSKKILVIGAAGQIGSELTLKLREFFGKDNVIASDIKDGSEELMFSGPFEIADATDKDLIEEIITKHQITDVYLMAAMLSATAEKIPMKAWHLNMESLFIILNLAKDQKVNRVFWPSSIAVFGPTTPKEDTPQTTVMEPSTVYGISKQTGERWCEYYFNKYGVDVRSLRYPGIISYKTLPGGGTTDYAIEIFHEAIKNKKYSSFLSEKTGLPMMFMDDAIKATVDIMEAPSENIKVRSSYNLAAMTFTPEELANQIKTQIPEFEISYEPDFRQSIADSWPSSIDDSEARKDWGWEHEYDLSKLTSTMIEGLKN; from the coding sequence ATGGATTCTAAAAAGATATTGGTTATTGGCGCTGCAGGTCAAATAGGCAGCGAACTTACCTTAAAATTAAGGGAGTTCTTTGGAAAAGACAATGTTATTGCCAGTGATATAAAAGATGGGAGTGAGGAACTTATGTTTTCGGGTCCATTTGAAATTGCCGATGCCACAGATAAGGATCTTATTGAAGAAATAATTACTAAGCACCAGATCACCGATGTTTATTTAATGGCTGCAATGCTAAGTGCCACTGCAGAGAAGATCCCAATGAAGGCCTGGCATCTTAATATGGAATCCCTGTTTATAATTTTAAATCTGGCAAAAGACCAAAAGGTGAACAGGGTATTCTGGCCATCCAGTATTGCCGTTTTTGGGCCTACAACTCCAAAGGAGGATACCCCCCAAACCACAGTTATGGAGCCTAGTACAGTCTACGGGATATCAAAACAAACGGGAGAGCGTTGGTGTGAATACTATTTCAACAAATATGGCGTAGATGTGAGAAGCCTAAGGTACCCGGGAATTATAAGCTATAAGACACTTCCTGGTGGCGGCACAACAGATTATGCTATTGAGATCTTCCACGAAGCCATCAAAAATAAAAAATACAGCTCTTTCCTTTCTGAAAAAACCGGGCTGCCCATGATGTTCATGGATGATGCCATTAAAGCAACGGTAGATATTATGGAAGCACCTTCAGAAAACATAAAGGTAAGATCCTCCTATAACCTTGCAGCGATGACCTTTACGCCTGAAGAATTGGCGAACCAGATCAAAACCCAAATTCCAGAATTCGAAATTTCTTATGAACCCGATTTCCGGCAGAGTATTGCCGATTCCTGGCCGAGTAGTATTGATGACAGCGAAGCGAGAAAAGATTGGGGATGGGAACACGAATATGATCTTTCCAAATTAACCAGCACAATGATAGAAGGATTAAAAAACTAA